One region of Rana temporaria chromosome 9, aRanTem1.1, whole genome shotgun sequence genomic DNA includes:
- the LOC120913146 gene encoding protocadherin-8-like — MSFKPKMFCLLPVRLVLLSSLVLSLCFGETIYLHTNEEEPTGTVIAVLSHHSLFNSTEKPATNFRPMKQSNSSFIHVRESDGQLSIGKRIDREKICRGSPNCVLSLDMVSFSKDQFQLISVKVEVRDINDHSPFFPNSEMHVDVSEAAPLGTRIPLHMAVDEDIGLNSVQDYLISGNSNFGIDVQTRADGLKYAELILMKELDREIESLYTLELVASDGGSPPLSGSTTVIIRVLDFNDNTPVFEKNSLIVDLLEDAPVGSFLLDLNAVDYDEGANGEIIYGFSAQVSQEVRQLFKIDPKSGTITLEEEVDFETTNSYEFDVQAQDMGPNPLTATCKVTVHIIDVNDNAPAITITPLTSTSMGVAYITEAAAKDSFIALISVEDRDSGINGQIHCTLFGHEHFRLQQASEDSFMIVTTSLLDREKIAEYNLTLVAEDLGLPSLKMTRQYNIRVSDENDNAPSFTKSLYEVSVFENNVPGAYITTVVAKDPDLGQNGKVSYRLLDGKIIGQSLSTFVVIDIDSGILRAVRSLDYEKLKEIDLEIEASDHGVPKLSTRTQLKIKILDRNDNPPVIISPLLDSGSADILLPVKSPKNYLVLKVKAVDADEGLNSQLAYIILQDKHKLFTINRQSGEVSLRRIIKPTQDVDLSFVVEVHDSGRPSLSCNATIKFTLTENLPSSVEVVGMQSAEEEEEKLNLSVIFIAVLSGGCTLLLVAIVFVACSCKHRSGHSKQKSQERMREVEDCLLNTTATPKDSSSTSSEPCQLSVNTDSESCSLTSSKDQCRDLHSASNSSVGAPLPDWQQEKATEGNSDLPPEQLSGKDSGKGDSDNDSASDTGKEGVKKGNVLPIQQQTDAPDYEKSTVCHDAESRCVPKNNSSMYSGHYTIRYQKEYAVAYSMPPPYYNTYHPRAQNTSHYGRTDAYYQVSHQPPPTDYQRELSYRSATLSPSRLYRGPPQILYSQEVPLQARTEVSSDL, encoded by the exons ATGAGCTTCAAGCCAAAAATGTTCTGCCTTCTTCCAGTCAGACTGGTGCTCTTGTCGAGCCTCGTTTTATCTTTATGTTTTGGTGAAACCATCTATCTCCACACCAATGAAGAAGAACCCACTGGAACCGTCATTGCCGTTTTATCCCATCATTCGCTATTTAATTCTACGGAGAAGCCTGCTACCAACTTTCGACCGATGAAGCAATCCAACAGCTCCTTCATCCACGTTCGGGAAAGCGATGGTCAGCTGAGTATTGGGAAAAGGATAGACCGAGAAAAAATTTGTCGGGGCTCACCAAACTGTGTTCTGTCTCTGGACATGGTCAGTTTTTCCAAAGATCAATTCCAACTCATCAGCGTGAAAGTGGAGGTGAGGGATATCAATGACCACAGCCCATTTTTTCCAAATTCTGAGATGCACGTAGATGTCTCTGAAGCAGCTCCATTGGGTACCAGAATCCCTCTTCATATGGCAGTAGATGAAGATATAGGCCTGAACTCTGTCCAGGACTATCTAATCTCTGGAAACAGTAACTTTGGTATTGACGTACAGACAAGGGCGGATGGACTGAAATATGctgaactgattcttatgaaagAACTTGATAGAGAAATTGAGTCTTTGTATACCTTGGAGTTGGTGGCTAGCGATGGCGGAAGCCCTCCACTCTCTGGAAGTACAACGGTTATCATCCGTGTCCTGGACTTCAATGATAACACCCCAGTCTTTGAGAAGAATTCCCTCATTGTTGACTTGTTGGAAGATGCTCCTGTAGGATCATTTCTTTTAGACCTCAATGCGGTTGACTATGACGAAGGTGCAAATGGAGAAATCATATACGGGTTCAGTGCACAGGTGTCTCAAGAGGTACGTCAGCTTTTCAAAATTGATCCCAAGTCAGGCACTATAACTTTAGAAGAGGAAGTCGATTTTGAGACAACAAATTCTTATGAGTTTGATGTCCAGGCGCAAGATATGGGTCCAAACCCACTAACTGCAACCTGCAAAGTCACAGTGCATATTATAGATGTGAATGACAATGCCCCAGCAATTACTATCACTCCTTTGACTTCTACTAGCATGGGAGTAGCCTATATTACTGAAGCAGCTGCCAAAGATAGCTTTATTGCACTGATCAGTGTAGAAGACAGAGACTCTGGGATAAACGGACAAATTCATTGTACACTTTTTGGCCACGAGCACTTCAGGCTACAGCAAGCCAGCGAGGACAGTTTCATGATAGTCACCACCTCACTTCTTGACCGAGAAAAGATTGCAGAGTACAACCTTACCCTCGTGGCTGAAGACCTTGGACTCCCTTCATTGAAGATGACCAGACAGTATAATATTAGGGTGAGTGATGAGAATGACAATGCCCCTTCATTTACTAAATCACTGTACGAAGTATCGGTCTTCGAGAATAATGTCCCCGGGGCCTATATCACCACCGTTGTGGCCAAAGACCCTGACCTGGGGCAAAATGGCAAAGTGTCTTACAGACTATTAGATGGAAAGATAATCGGTCAGTCTTTGTCTACATTTGTTGTCATTGACATTGACTCCGGAATCCTCCGTGCCGTTAGATCCCTGGACTATGAAAAACTTAAAGAAATTGACCTTGAAATCGAGGCCAGTGACCACGGTGTTCCCAAACTTTCAACCCGTACtcagctgaaaataaaaatacttgACAGAAACGATAACCCACCAGTGATAATATCTCCTTTGCTAGACAGTGGATCTGCAGACATTTTGTTGCCAGTCAAGTCCCCCAAAAATTACTTAGTGCTTAAAGTGAAAGCTGTGGATGCAGATGAAGGACTGAACTCACAACTTGCCTATATTATTCTTCAGGATAAACACAAGCTCTTTACCATCAACAGGCAAAGTGGGGAAGTTTCACTACGCAGGATAATAAAGCCAACGCAAGATGTGGACCTTAGCTTTGTGGTTGAGGTCCATGACAGTGGTAGGCCTTCTCTGTCCTGCAATGCTACCATAAAGTTCACGCTCACTGAAAACCTTCCATCCAGTGTGGAAGTAGTTGGCATGCAGTcagcagaggaagaggaagaaaaactCAATCTATCCGTTATCTTCATCGCTGTTCTATCGGGAGGATGCACTTTACTGCTTGTTGCCATCGTATTTGTGGCTTGTTCCTGTAAACACCGAAGTGGACATTCTAAGCAGAAATCCCAAGAGCGCATGAGGGAAGTAGAAGACTGTCTACTCAATACCACAGCTACTCCTAAGGATTCCTCCTCTACGTCCTCTGAGCCTTGTCAACTGTCAGTCAACACGGACTCTGAGAGCTGCAGTCTGACATCCAGTAAAGATCAATGTAGGGACCTACATTCAGCTTCCAAT agctcGGTTGGTGCCCCTTTACCTGACTGGCAGCAAGAAAAGGCAACAGAGGGTAACAG tgaCCTTCCGCCAGAGCAGCTCAGTGGCAAGGACAGTGGGAAAGGTgacagtgacaatgacagtgccTCTGACACCGGCAAGGAAGGTGTGAAGAAAGGAAATGTGCTCCCCATCCAGCAACAGACCG ATGCCCCAGACTATGAAAAGTCAACGGTGTGCCATGATGCTGAATCGCGATGTGTCCCGAAGAATAACAGCTCTATGTACAGCGGGCACTACACCATCCGATACCAGAAGGAGTATGCCGTGGCCTACTCAATGCCACCCCCGTACTACAACACCTATCACCCCCGGGCCCAGAACACTTCCCATTATGGTAGGACGGACGCCTACTACCAGGTCAGCCATCAGCCACCCCCCACCGACTACCAACGAGAATTATCCTACCGAAGTGCCACCCTGTCCCCGTCCCGGCTCTACAGGGGACCTCCGCAGATACTCTACAGCCAAGAGGTGCCATTACAAGCCCGTACTGAAGTGTCTTCCGATTTGTAA